The following coding sequences lie in one Chiroxiphia lanceolata isolate bChiLan1 chromosome 19, bChiLan1.pri, whole genome shotgun sequence genomic window:
- the GALK1 gene encoding galactokinase → MAEPVGPGPSPLLAAARRAHEAIFGGPAVLAAWAPGRVNLIGEHTDYNGGFVLPMALQLGTVLVGSPTQDGTISILTTSAEADEPHRVQFPAPHRGSSLSPGRPRWANYVKGVIQHYRGGAVPGFSAVVASDIPLGGGLSSSAALEVATYTFLQQLCPDDGDLVAKALACQKAEHTFAEMPCGIMDQFISVMGKEGHALLIDCRSLETVPVPLSDARLAVLITNSNVRHTLTGSEYPTRRRHCEEAAAALGKASLRDATMAELEAARSRLGEEVYRRARHVIGEIARTAQAAQALQDRDYRTFGRLMVESHNSLRDDYEVSCPELDELVAAALEVDGVYGSRMTGGGFGGCTVTLLEAGAAERAQQHIQEKYSGTATFYLTKPSGGAKELPL, encoded by the exons ATGGCAGAGCCGGTGGGTCCCGGTCCGTCCCCGCTGCTGGCGGCTGCCCGCCGGGCGCACGAAGCGATTTTCGGGGGGCCGGCGGTGCTGGCGGCGTGGGCCCCCGGCCGGGTCAACCTCATCGGCGAGCACACCGACTATAACGGCGGCTTCGTGCTGCCCATG gctctgcagctggggaCGGTGCTGGTGGGATCCCCCACGCAGGACGGGACCATCTCCATCCTCACCACCTCGGCGGAGGCGGACGAGCCCCACAGGGTGCAGTTCCCAGCTCCCCACCGCGGCAGCTCCCTGAGCCCGGGGCGGCCTCGCTGGGCCAACTACGTCAAGGGCGTCATCCAGCACTACCGGG gtggtgctgtgccagggtTCAGTGCCGTGGTCGCCAGTGACATCCCCCTGGGTGGGGGCCTCTCCAGCTCGGCTGCTCTGGAGGTGGCTACTTACaccttcctccagcagctctgccctg ATGATGGTGATTTGGTAGCCAAGGCATTGGCATGCCAGAAAGCAGAGCACACGTTTGCTGAGATGCCCTGTGGGATCATGGACCAGTTCATATCTGTGATGGGCAAGGAAGGCCACGCTCTGCTCATTGACTGCAG GTCCCTGGagactgtccctgtcccactgaGCGatgccaggctggctgtgctcATCACCAACTCCAACGTGCGGCACACGCTGACGGGCAGCGAGTACCCCACGCGCCGGCGGCACTGcgaggaggcagcagcagcactcgGCAAGGCCAGCCTGAGGGATGCCACCATGGCTGAGCTGGAAG CGGCCAGGAGCCGGCTGGGCGAGGAGGTGTATCGGCGCGCCAGGCACGTCATCGGTGAGATAGCACGGacagcccaggcagcacaggcactgcaggacagggaCTACAGGACGTTTGGGAGGCTGATGGTGGAGAGTCACAACTCCCTCAG GGATGATTATGAAGTGAGCTGCCCCGAGCTGGATGAGCTGgtagcagcagctctggaagtcGATGGGGTTTATGGCAGCAGGATGACTGGGGGAGGCTTTGGAGGCTGCACTGTGACACTGCTggaagctggggctgcagagagaGCCCAGCAACACATCCAG GAGAAATACAGCGGCACAGCTACCTTCTACCTCACCAAGCCCTCTGGAGGGGCAAAGGAGCTGCCCCTGTAG